GGCATAGTGTGATGATAATGCCCTGACCACAGGCAGGTCCACTTCAATAAACCATGACGGTGTAACAATTACAACAGATTCCATACATTCAGGATTGAATGGAATGATTTTTCCGGCTGATTCCCAATGCACCCGATAGTTTTCCCTTGAAAAAGCCTCCCACATACCGGAGGTACTTAACAAGAAGTCCGTAATAGCAAAAAACTCCTTTTCCATGCCGGCGGTAAAACATCATATCTTTGCCGAGGTGATAATTGGAACGAACTGATGAAAATGACCGGAGAAGATCCTTCCAGCGTCCCTGGTGCAGGGCGCCTGTATGGTCGGTATGGTTCCAGAGTTTCAGTTCGGGATACACCCTCAGGATGAATCCGTTTTCCCTGGCCCGGCAGGTAAAATCAGAATCACCGTGATACTGCGGAAAATGCACTTCGTCCCAGTACCCTATTTTCTCAATAACCGACCGATGAAGGCAGGTTCCCATGCCGGGCAGCCAGTCAACGTTTAGAGGCTGCCTGTATGTTTCCGAGTCGGGCTCTCCAAACCCGACAGGATATTTAACACCTGAACGGCGGTTGAAGTATCCGCCCATGCTCCACAGGATATTGTCTGCTCTGGCTATAAATACCTTGGAGCCGACAATAATTTCGGGCTTATTTTCAGACAGTATTCTGCACAACGCCGGAAAATAGTCTTCCCCGGCCACAATATCATTGTTCCACAGCAGCAGGTAGGCGGCGTTCAGGTCTGATAAAGCATAGGCTGCAGCCCTGTTGATGCCACCGCTCCACCAGAGGGTGCCGTCACCGGTGAGCACATGAACAAAGGGAAAATTTGCTTGTATCCATTCAGAAGTTCCGTCTGTGGAACCATCATCCACCACAACTATCTCAAAATTAAAACCGCTGGAATTCAGTGCATCAGAAGACAGCAGCTGACGAAGGTTCTCCAGTGTTTTTTTTGTATAGGGAAGGGCATTATATACCGGCAGAAGGATGGCTATTTTTAGTTGGCGATGCAGATCATTCATCATAGTATCAGAGCTTCACAATTAAGCGGGTATGGGTTCCTGTTTGTTCTGAAGAAACATGTTCAGCAGATAAAACATCAGAAAATACCCGTAATAATTCAGATTGTCAAACAGAGCCGTAAAGTTGATAAATACATATCCCCAGAAAAAGGCAAGGAGCATAGGATTTCCGGTTACACGGGAGCTTTTCCGGAAACGCAAGAAACCGAAAATCCAGTAGAGGACAAAGAGGGCAAGACCAAAAAGCCCTTCCCTGAAAATAATATCAAAGTAGGCAACATGGATCCCAAACCAGTTGAATTTCAGGTATTCCTTATCCTGCCAGCTTGATTCACCGAAACCAAAAACAGGTTTCTGTTGAAAGAAGCGCTCCACAAAGATCTGGGTAGTTTCGGTTCTGCCTTTGTAGGTTTCTGTTGCAATGCGCTTCTGATAGACTTTTGACTGTTCTATCTGCGAAAAAAATCCCAGGAAGAGAATAATGAGCAAAAGAATAACAGCAGGGAAAAGCACAATGCTGTATTGTTTATAGCGGTACCAGACAAAAACCAGAATTCCGATGAGGGCAAATCCCCAGATCCACCGGGAATAGGTAACCGCCACCGAAAAGGCCAGCATAGCTACAACAGCAAGGTCTCTCAGCGAATATTCCCTGAAATTTCTGAACAGGAAATAGAGAAAAAGGCAGGAAAGGCCAATTCCGGCCTCGTAAGGCCCCACTCCTGCGAAAAGGGAGTTGTTGCGCACAATGCCTTCATAGCGGCTGAAGAAACGGATCCAGTAAAGTGCCTCCTTATATTTCCCCACATAGAAGGTCGGGTCAACAAAGGTCTGCAAAGCACTTGCAATGAAACACCCCACCGCTACCACGAGCAGAAACATGTAAAGCCTTCTGCCGTCAGCAGGCGTATAAACAAGGTTCTCGAACAGGGCCAGGGTAAACCATGTTGTTACCAGATTGAAAAGAATGGAAGGCGGAATCGATCCGGTAAGGAAGTTTTTGTTGAGCAGTACATATAACATATAAATTCCCAGCGCAATCAGAAAAGGGCTTAAGCGCGCCCTGAACTGGCCCAGGAAAAATTTCAGAAAAAAGAAAAAGGTAAAGGCAATAAGAAAAAAATGACGGATGTCGAGCGTGGTTCCTCCGACCTTGAGGCGGGGCAGGTACCCTCCGAGATAGGGGACCAGGAGAATGAACAGACAAAAAAGCCAATGGATCAGGGGATCAAAGTAAGTCATTTCCCCCGAGGCCGTTTTTGTTTTTACGTAGGAAAGTTTTTTTTCTTCCACCGGAATTCTGCTTTGTCTAATTTACGAAAGTAACTTATCCCGCAAAAACAAAGGTCAAAAAAAAATGTATTTTTGATGAATTAGCGGAGTTGCCTTATGAACATACGCGTATTGCATTTAAGCGCCAGTGATCTGGAAGGTGGAGCAGCCCGCGCAGCATTCCGCCTGCATACCGGGTTGAGAGAAAACGGCATCGATTCGCACATGCTGGTTAAAAGCAAAAAGAGCGACAATGCGTATGTTCACCAGGTCCGCTTCAACAAAATCCGTAATTATTTTTCCTATCATCTCGATTACCTGCTGTGGCTCAACCGGTATCCCGGACGGGAAAGTGTGAATTTTTCCATTTCGTTCTGGAAATCCCCTGTTATGGATGCAATCAGGTCTCTTAAACCTGATATCGTCCACCTGCACTGGATTTCGGACAATTTTCTTTCCCTTGAAACCATTGGAAAACTGAACCGACCGGTGGTGTGGAGTTTGCATGATATGAATCCGTTTACGGGGGGATGTCATTACGATAACAACTGTAACCGATACCGCACCTTATGCGGAAACTGCCCGGTGCTCCATTCGGAAAGGCAAAACGACCTCAGCACATGGATACAGAAAAGGAAGAAAAAGATTTATTCTGCAATGCCCGGTCTGACCATGGTTGGACTGAGCCGGTGGATGCAGGAAGCTGCTTCATCAAGCTCGGTTTTGCAGGGTGTTCGTGTAGTGAACCTGCCGAATGGTATTGACACCTCGCAATATAAGCCGGTGGCAAAAGACATGGCCAGGGGTCTTCTTTCGGTGCCTCCGGATAAAAAGGTTATTTTGTTCGGGGCACAGTTTTCCAATGCCGAAAAGAGAAAAGGCTTTCATCACCTGCTGAAGGCCATGAGCAATTTTGAAAGGGATGATCTTGTCATTGTGGTTTTTGGGGCAAAAGCCGATACCCGGGATACAGGGATTCCTTTCCCGGTTCGTTTTCTGGGGAACCTGCACGATGACCTCTCTCTTTGCATTGTTTATTCAGCGGCCGATGTGATGATTGTCCCCTCCGAACAGGAGAATCTTTCCAACGGAATTATGGAATCCATGGCGTGCGGAACACCGGTTGTGGCGTTTGATATTGGAGGAAATCCTGATATGATAAGGCATCGGGAAAACGGGTATCTGGCCAGACCTTTTGATGCTGATGATCTGCGGGAAGGAATTCGGTGGATCATTGACAACCGGGAATATCAAACGATCGCCGAAAACGCCCGGGATACGGTGGTGAAAAAATTTGACATTCAGGTTGTAGCCACGCAATATGCTGAGCTGTACAAATCCATGTTGAATATTTCATAATTCAATCTGTTGACCTTAATCCCCGGCGGGGAAAGGCAAATTGTCCAATTTATCGGCGTTTAAAGGGATTGTTTATTTTCCCCACAATCCGTTGTCTTTACCTTCGATGATTTTGATGGATTGGATGGGCGACAAAATGGCGCCGGCCAGCATAACAATCATGGTGGCCAATACCACACCCTGAGGGCCCAGATGCGCATTGCGGGCAAGGAAAATGGCCAGGGGAATATTCGCAACAGCCTGAAATACAGCTATATATAGTGAAATTCGTATTTTGCCCGTTCCGTTGATAAAATATGCCCAGAGATTGCACCAGGTGGCCAGAATTACATAGCCCGCCAGCAAAGCCGACATACTGAAGGGGATTTTCACTTCGGACCCGACCCAGAAACGGTAGAAAATACCGGAAAAAGCCAGCATTATGAGGCTGAGAACAATCATTCCGCCCCATACAAAGAGCAGGTAGCGGATTGTGTTTCTGATCCAGGGAATGTCTTTTTTCACATAGGCATCGGTAAAGGCTGTCCACAAGGGAACCAGAATAATTTCAAATCCCATGGTGATCATACTGAAGTACCGGTAGGCAATGTTGTAAGGAGTAACCTCGGCAGGTGAAAAAAGCTGGGTAATGATCAGGTTGCTGGTGGTAAATATTACCAGCACAGCTATGTTGATGATAAAAAACTGAACCCCGAGGCTCATCAGATCTTTCAGATACTGCCTGTGAAAGAACTTCAGGGAGGGCCGGCAAAAGCTGTAATCACGCCCAAAATACCATACGGAGGCAACGATATAGACAATCACCGGAGCAGAGCTGAGGGCAATACCGATATACACCAGGGACCCTTCGGTAATTTTTGTGATAATATAGACACCCGCCAGAGCGGCCAGGTTCCCCAGAAAAGTCAGGAGCCCGCTCAGGGCCGGCCGCTGATCGGCTGTAAGAATCACACTGATGAGTCCCGTAACAAACCGTATGATAAAAAACACCACCACCACGGTGGCCAGAATGGTCACCTCCTGCTGCATCCCGGGAGGCGTATTGAGTATTTTCGCCCAGTTCAGAAAAGGGTTAACCAGAAAAAACAGCAGCATAATGGCCCCAAAAATGACGGTCATGCCCCCGTAGGTTGTACTTACGTACTTTCTTGCCAGGCCATGATCAGAACGGGCCATTGCCTCGGCAAATTTATTCCGCAATCCATTGCCCAGACCGATATCAAAAAATCCGATCCAGCCAAGGATGGAAGAAAGGGTTATCCATATCCCGTAACGCGCAGTGCCAAGATAATGCAGGGTGAGGGGTACGAGCAGAAAGGTAATTAAAATGGAAGCCGCCTTCAGGAGAAATGAATAGACAATATGGCGTTTCACCTTTACCGAACGTTCGCCTCCGCCGGTAA
The window above is part of the Bacteroidales bacterium genome. Proteins encoded here:
- a CDS encoding glycosyltransferase family 2 protein — its product is MMNDLHRQLKIAILLPVYNALPYTKKTLENLRQLLSSDALNSSGFNFEIVVVDDGSTDGTSEWIQANFPFVHVLTGDGTLWWSGGINRAAAYALSDLNAAYLLLWNNDIVAGEDYFPALCRILSENKPEIIVGSKVFIARADNILWSMGGYFNRRSGVKYPVGFGEPDSETYRQPLNVDWLPGMGTCLHRSVIEKIGYWDEVHFPQYHGDSDFTCRARENGFILRVYPELKLWNHTDHTGALHQGRWKDLLRSFSSVRSNYHLGKDMMFYRRHGKGVFCYYGLLVKYLRYVGGFFKGKLSGALGISRKNHSIQS
- a CDS encoding O-antigen ligase family protein, yielding MTYFDPLIHWLFCLFILLVPYLGGYLPRLKVGGTTLDIRHFFLIAFTFFFFLKFFLGQFRARLSPFLIALGIYMLYVLLNKNFLTGSIPPSILFNLVTTWFTLALFENLVYTPADGRRLYMFLLVVAVGCFIASALQTFVDPTFYVGKYKEALYWIRFFSRYEGIVRNNSLFAGVGPYEAGIGLSCLFLYFLFRNFREYSLRDLAVVAMLAFSVAVTYSRWIWGFALIGILVFVWYRYKQYSIVLFPAVILLLIILFLGFFSQIEQSKVYQKRIATETYKGRTETTQIFVERFFQQKPVFGFGESSWQDKEYLKFNWFGIHVAYFDIIFREGLFGLALFVLYWIFGFLRFRKSSRVTGNPMLLAFFWGYVFINFTALFDNLNYYGYFLMFYLLNMFLQNKQEPIPA
- a CDS encoding glycosyltransferase — translated: MNIRVLHLSASDLEGGAARAAFRLHTGLRENGIDSHMLVKSKKSDNAYVHQVRFNKIRNYFSYHLDYLLWLNRYPGRESVNFSISFWKSPVMDAIRSLKPDIVHLHWISDNFLSLETIGKLNRPVVWSLHDMNPFTGGCHYDNNCNRYRTLCGNCPVLHSERQNDLSTWIQKRKKKIYSAMPGLTMVGLSRWMQEAASSSSVLQGVRVVNLPNGIDTSQYKPVAKDMARGLLSVPPDKKVILFGAQFSNAEKRKGFHHLLKAMSNFERDDLVIVVFGAKADTRDTGIPFPVRFLGNLHDDLSLCIVYSAADVMIVPSEQENLSNGIMESMACGTPVVAFDIGGNPDMIRHRENGYLARPFDADDLREGIRWIIDNREYQTIAENARDTVVKKFDIQVVATQYAELYKSMLNIS
- a CDS encoding oligosaccharide flippase family protein, coding for MKGSGPVHLVKEFFTGGGERSVKVKRHIVYSFLLKAASILITFLLVPLTLHYLGTARYGIWITLSSILGWIGFFDIGLGNGLRNKFAEAMARSDHGLARKYVSTTYGGMTVIFGAIMLLFFLVNPFLNWAKILNTPPGMQQEVTILATVVVVFFIIRFVTGLISVILTADQRPALSGLLTFLGNLAALAGVYIITKITEGSLVYIGIALSSAPVIVYIVASVWYFGRDYSFCRPSLKFFHRQYLKDLMSLGVQFFIINIAVLVIFTTSNLIITQLFSPAEVTPYNIAYRYFSMITMGFEIILVPLWTAFTDAYVKKDIPWIRNTIRYLLFVWGGMIVLSLIMLAFSGIFYRFWVGSEVKIPFSMSALLAGYVILATWCNLWAYFINGTGKIRISLYIAVFQAVANIPLAIFLARNAHLGPQGVVLATMIVMLAGAILSPIQSIKIIEGKDNGLWGK